A window from Peromyscus eremicus chromosome 5, PerEre_H2_v1, whole genome shotgun sequence encodes these proteins:
- the Tifab gene encoding TRAF-interacting protein with FHA domain-containing protein B, producing MERALTVLQVSLYHPTPGLVTFAKVPLRLQHDTSRLLVGRGQDAHIQLQLPQLSRHHLSLEPYLEKGSNLLAFCLKVLSRKSCVWVNGLPLRYLEQVPLSAVNRISFSGIQMVVRRDGGSSLEAFVCYFHFSSSPLIYRPKAQETDEWENVLKKETPPVCGEATRDLLGSPQDSSRTQTAVPSQALEEQQK from the coding sequence ATGGAGAGGGCCCTCACAGTCCTGCAAGTGAGCCTGTACCACCCCACACCAGGCCTGGTCACCTTTGCTAAAGTCCCACTGCGGCTGCAGCATGATACCAGTCGGCTGCTGGTGGGACGTGGGCAGGACGCCCACATCCAGCTGCAGCTGCCCCAGCTGTCCCGACACCATCTGTCCTTGGAGCCCTACCTGGAGAAAGGCAGCAACCTGCTAGCCTTCTGCCTTAAGGTGTTGTCTCGCAAGAGCTGTGTGTGGGTCAACGGGCTGCCCCTGAGGTACCTGGAGCAGGTCCCCCTCAGTGCTGTCAACAGAATCTCCTTCTCTGGCATCCAGATGGTAGTCCGCAGAGACGGGGGCTCCTCCCTTGAGGCCTTTGTCTGCTACTTCCATTTCAGCTCGTCACCCCTGATTTACAGACCCAAGGCCCAGGAGACGGATGAATGGGAAAACGTTCTTAAGAAGGAGACTCCTCCTGTTTGTGGGGAGGCAACTCGTGATCTCTTGGGGTCTCCCCAGGACTCCTCCCGGACTCAGACAGCTGTTCCCAGCCAAGCCCTGGAGGAGCAACAGAAATAA